A region of Maribacter algicola DNA encodes the following proteins:
- a CDS encoding dimethylarginine dimethylaminohydrolase family protein translates to MLRLSVNDEISRLKAVVLGTAESCGPIPKPEDAYDPKSLEHILAGTYPKEEDMIREMEAFSEVLKKYDVAVFRPEVLEDCNQIFSRDIAFVIEDKLIISNILPDREKEVEAILHVLDKIEEENILHPPEKVHVEGGDVMPWNDYIFVGTYTGADYAEHITARTNVHAVEYLRNQFPGKKVKSFELRKSKNARENALHLDCCFQPLGKGMAILHKNGFLVEEEYQWLVDFFGKENVFEITADEMYHMFSNVFSIAPDVVVSEKNFTRLNNWLREHGFTVEEVPYAEISKQEGLLRCSTLPLIRE, encoded by the coding sequence ATGCTTAGGCTAAGTGTTAATGATGAAATTTCAAGGTTGAAGGCCGTAGTTTTGGGAACTGCAGAAAGTTGTGGGCCAATTCCCAAACCTGAGGATGCTTATGACCCAAAATCGCTAGAACATATTTTAGCAGGTACTTATCCCAAAGAGGAAGATATGATAAGGGAGATGGAGGCATTTTCAGAGGTGTTAAAAAAATACGATGTAGCCGTCTTTAGGCCAGAGGTCCTAGAAGACTGTAACCAAATATTTTCAAGGGATATCGCCTTCGTAATCGAGGATAAGCTTATTATTTCAAATATATTACCGGATAGGGAAAAGGAGGTTGAGGCCATACTTCACGTACTTGATAAGATTGAAGAGGAAAATATTTTGCATCCACCGGAAAAAGTGCATGTGGAAGGAGGTGATGTTATGCCTTGGAACGATTATATTTTTGTGGGCACTTATACTGGGGCGGATTACGCAGAACATATTACCGCAAGAACCAATGTGCATGCGGTCGAGTATTTACGTAATCAATTTCCTGGGAAAAAGGTAAAGTCCTTTGAATTGAGAAAATCCAAAAATGCCCGTGAAAATGCCTTGCATCTGGACTGTTGTTTTCAACCTTTAGGCAAGGGAATGGCCATTCTTCACAAAAATGGGTTCCTTGTTGAAGAGGAGTATCAATGGTTGGTGGATTTTTTTGGAAAGGAAAATGTTTTTGAAATTACCGCCGATGAAATGTATCACATGTTCAGCAATGTCTTTTCAATTGCACCCGATGTCGTGGTTTCGGAAAAGAACTTTACAAGGCTCAACAATTGGCTTAGGGAGCATGGTTTTACGGTGGAAGAAGTTCCATATGCCGAGATTTCCAAACAAGAAGGACTTTTAAGATGTAGTACTTTACCATTAATCAGGGAATAA
- a CDS encoding DNA-directed RNA polymerase subunit alpha, giving the protein MALFNFQKPDKVIMIDSSDFEGKFEFRPLEPGYGLTVGNALRRVLLSSLEGHAITSVRIDKVEHEFSVISGVVEDVTEIILNLKQVRFKKQIEDSEAEVVSISVSGKEQLTAGDFQKFISGYQVLNPDLVICNMDPKISINMEITIDKGRGYVPAEENKKSGAPIGTIAVDSIFTPIKNVKYSIENYRVEQKTDYEKLVFEIVSDGSIHPKDALTEAAKVLIHHFMLFSDERITLEADEIAQTETYDEESLHMRQLLKTKLVDMDLSVRALNCLKAAEVDTLGDLVSFNKNDLMKFRNFGKKSLTELEELVINKGLSFGMDLSKYKLDKD; this is encoded by the coding sequence ATGGCATTATTTAATTTTCAGAAACCCGATAAAGTAATAATGATCGATTCCTCAGACTTCGAAGGAAAATTCGAATTTCGTCCTTTGGAGCCTGGTTATGGATTAACTGTTGGGAATGCACTTAGAAGGGTGTTGCTTTCTTCCTTGGAAGGCCATGCCATTACATCCGTGAGGATTGATAAAGTAGAACACGAGTTCTCCGTTATTTCGGGTGTTGTAGAGGATGTAACCGAAATTATCCTGAACTTGAAACAAGTCCGTTTCAAGAAGCAAATAGAAGATTCGGAAGCTGAAGTTGTATCAATTTCAGTAAGTGGAAAAGAACAGTTGACGGCTGGGGATTTCCAAAAATTCATTTCAGGTTATCAAGTGCTGAATCCAGACTTAGTAATTTGCAATATGGATCCCAAGATCAGCATCAATATGGAAATTACCATAGATAAAGGTAGGGGATATGTTCCGGCAGAGGAAAATAAGAAATCAGGGGCACCAATAGGAACGATAGCTGTGGATTCTATATTTACACCGATCAAGAATGTAAAATATAGCATTGAGAACTATCGTGTGGAACAAAAGACCGACTATGAAAAATTGGTTTTCGAAATCGTATCTGATGGTTCCATTCATCCTAAGGACGCTTTGACCGAAGCAGCCAAGGTCTTGATACATCATTTCATGTTATTCTCCGATGAGCGTATTACGCTTGAAGCGGATGAAATCGCTCAAACAGAGACCTATGATGAGGAATCGCTGCATATGAGACAATTGTTGAAGACTAAATTGGTAGATATGGATCTATCGGTACGTGCCTTGAACTGTTTAAAGGCTGCGGAGGTAGATACTTTGGGGGATTTGGTTTCCTTCAACAAGAATGATTTGATGAAGTTCAGAAACTTCGGAAAAAAATCCTTGACGGAGCTAGAGGAGTTGGTAATCAACAAAGGTCTAAGCTTTGGAATGGATTTATCAAAATATAAATTAGATAAGGATTAA
- a CDS encoding aldehyde dehydrogenase has translation MIASMVKKQREFFGSGVTKDLKFRKSYLKKLRAAVITYEDRICDALYADFKKPKFESLATETQFVLYELDEALKNLDYWSKPKRVNSTWVNFPSSDWLYPQPYGNTLIIAPWNYPFLLTISPLIGALAAGNTAVLKPSEFTSSTAKIISEIITEVFPEDYVAVVEGGIETSQELLSLKWDYIFFTGSTKVGKIIYQKAAEHLTPVTLELGGKNPCIVDESATIAVSAKRIVWGKFLNCGQTCIAPDYILVHKKVKKELVKELGKSISELYGPSVEDSPDLARIAHTSHYEDLKEMLTGQRILLGGDFNDQTQYMAPTLVDEPKLESKIMEGEIFGPLLPIISYETEEDIDSYISNYEKPLALYVFSKKKKFREKMIHTYSFGGGVMNDTLLHITNSTLPFGGVGASGIGRYHGKYSFDTFSHQKAIIKKSFWPEIPLRYPPYILPEKLAKKLNFLFK, from the coding sequence ATGATTGCATCCATGGTGAAAAAACAACGGGAATTTTTTGGTTCGGGGGTTACAAAGGACCTGAAGTTTAGAAAATCCTACCTTAAAAAGCTACGAGCGGCCGTAATTACTTATGAAGACCGAATTTGTGATGCCCTTTATGCCGATTTTAAAAAACCGAAGTTCGAATCCCTTGCCACGGAAACCCAGTTCGTACTCTATGAATTGGACGAGGCCCTGAAAAATCTAGACTATTGGAGCAAACCAAAACGGGTGAATTCCACATGGGTCAATTTTCCTTCTTCGGATTGGCTCTACCCGCAACCCTACGGAAATACGCTTATCATTGCACCTTGGAACTATCCCTTCCTACTGACCATCTCACCCCTTATAGGAGCCTTGGCAGCTGGCAATACGGCCGTATTAAAACCCTCTGAATTTACGTCCAGCACGGCCAAAATCATCAGTGAAATTATTACGGAAGTATTTCCCGAAGACTATGTAGCCGTCGTGGAGGGCGGTATCGAAACTTCCCAAGAATTATTATCCCTGAAATGGGACTATATTTTCTTTACGGGAAGCACGAAAGTGGGCAAAATAATCTATCAAAAGGCCGCGGAACACCTAACGCCCGTCACCTTGGAACTTGGAGGCAAAAACCCCTGCATAGTGGATGAATCGGCCACCATTGCCGTTAGTGCCAAACGCATCGTTTGGGGTAAATTCCTAAACTGCGGTCAGACCTGTATTGCCCCGGATTACATACTGGTCCACAAAAAGGTGAAAAAGGAATTGGTAAAGGAACTGGGCAAGAGCATTTCAGAGCTATACGGCCCTTCCGTAGAAGACTCTCCCGATTTGGCCCGAATCGCCCATACATCGCATTATGAGGATCTAAAGGAAATGTTGACCGGACAACGCATATTGCTGGGTGGGGATTTTAATGACCAGACCCAATATATGGCCCCAACGTTGGTGGACGAACCCAAACTGGAAAGCAAAATTATGGAAGGTGAAATATTTGGGCCCTTGCTTCCCATAATTTCCTATGAAACGGAAGAGGACATAGATAGTTATATTTCAAACTATGAAAAGCCCCTGGCGCTCTACGTCTTTAGCAAAAAGAAAAAATTCAGGGAGAAAATGATACATACCTACAGTTTTGGCGGAGGGGTCATGAACGATACCTTGCTCCATATTACAAATAGCACACTACCGTTTGGAGGCGTAGGTGCTTCCGGTATTGGCCGCTATCATGGAAAATATTCCTTCGATACTTTTTCACACCAAAAGGCCATCATCAAAAAAAGTTTTTGGCCGGAAATTCCACTTCGATATCCACCATATATATTACCGGAAAAACTGGCGAAGAAACTCAATTTCCTTTTTAAATAA
- the carA gene encoding glutamine-hydrolyzing carbamoyl-phosphate synthase small subunit: MKYQAKKKALILLADGTIFYGKSVGDKDGTAFGEVCFNTGMTGYQEIFTDPSYFGQLMVTTNAHIGNYGTNSDEVESETIKIAGLICRNFSYEYSRPLADASLKEFLDKNNLFAISDVDTRALVSYIRDNGAMNAVISTEVDNIPELKKQLEKVPSMEGLELASKVSTKEPYFFGDASAPIKIAALDIGIKRNILRNLEKRGAYIKVFPYNTTFSKMSNWNPDAYFISNGPGDPEPLSEAIQVAKEIIKTDKPLFGICLGHQVIALANGVSTYKMHNGHRGINHPILNLLTGKGEITSQNHGFAINREETEANQDLEITHVHLNDQTVAGIRMKNKDVFSVQYHPEASPGPHDADYLFDDFFKLIEKTSKQSTEV, translated from the coding sequence ATGAAGTATCAAGCCAAAAAGAAAGCTTTAATTTTATTAGCCGACGGGACCATTTTTTATGGAAAATCCGTAGGAGACAAAGATGGAACCGCTTTCGGGGAAGTCTGTTTCAATACCGGTATGACAGGATATCAGGAAATTTTTACAGACCCCTCTTATTTTGGGCAACTAATGGTGACAACCAATGCCCATATTGGAAATTACGGAACAAACTCCGATGAGGTGGAATCCGAAACAATAAAAATTGCCGGATTGATATGTAGAAACTTTAGCTATGAATATTCCCGTCCCTTGGCCGATGCAAGCCTAAAGGAATTTTTGGATAAGAACAACCTATTTGCGATCTCAGATGTGGATACAAGGGCGTTGGTCAGTTATATCCGCGACAATGGTGCGATGAACGCTGTGATTTCTACTGAAGTGGATAATATTCCCGAGTTAAAAAAGCAACTGGAAAAAGTCCCTAGTATGGAAGGCTTGGAACTGGCCTCAAAAGTTTCTACCAAAGAACCATATTTTTTTGGAGATGCTTCTGCGCCAATCAAAATCGCGGCTTTGGATATTGGAATAAAGAGAAATATACTTCGGAATTTAGAAAAACGAGGCGCATACATTAAAGTATTTCCGTACAACACCACTTTTTCTAAAATGTCTAATTGGAATCCGGATGCCTATTTTATTTCAAACGGTCCTGGTGACCCGGAACCTTTAAGCGAAGCGATTCAAGTTGCCAAGGAGATCATAAAAACGGACAAACCTCTGTTTGGGATCTGTTTGGGCCACCAGGTCATCGCATTGGCCAATGGAGTTTCTACATATAAGATGCATAATGGTCATAGGGGTATCAACCATCCCATCTTGAATTTACTAACCGGGAAGGGGGAAATTACCTCGCAAAACCATGGATTTGCGATCAACCGGGAGGAAACGGAGGCCAATCAGGATTTAGAAATTACCCATGTGCATTTAAATGATCAAACCGTGGCCGGAATCCGTATGAAAAACAAGGACGTCTTTTCCGTACAATATCACCCGGAAGCCAGCCCTGGACCCCATGATGCGGACTATCTTTTTGATGATTTTTTCAAGTTGATTGAGAAAACATCAAAACAATCCACAGAAGTTTAA
- the rplQ gene encoding 50S ribosomal protein L17, with translation MRHGKKVNHLGRKSAHRKAMLANMACSLIEHKRINTTVAKAKALKQFVEPLITKSKAENNQTAEKGTHNRRIVFKNLRDKYAVNELFSVVSEKVADRPGGYTRIIKLGNRLGDNADMAMIELVDFNELYNAGKPKKKSTRRSRRGGKSSGSEAVKADETEVTQPVAEEAAPEVEAKPENESQPEAEVKKEDDSKE, from the coding sequence ATGAGACACGGAAAAAAAGTTAACCATTTAGGAAGAAAATCTGCCCATAGAAAGGCTATGTTGGCAAATATGGCTTGTTCTTTGATCGAGCATAAGCGAATTAATACAACCGTAGCCAAGGCGAAGGCCTTGAAGCAGTTTGTGGAGCCCTTGATCACAAAGTCCAAGGCTGAAAACAATCAAACTGCTGAAAAGGGTACCCACAATAGGCGTATCGTATTCAAAAACCTTCGCGATAAATATGCCGTAAACGAACTTTTCAGTGTAGTATCCGAAAAAGTAGCGGATAGACCCGGTGGTTACACAAGGATTATCAAACTAGGAAACAGATTGGGGGATAACGCGGATATGGCCATGATCGAGTTGGTAGATTTCAATGAACTTTACAACGCTGGTAAACCTAAGAAAAAGTCAACTAGAAGAAGTAGAAGAGGTGGTAAAAGTTCTGGTTCTGAAGCTGTAAAAGCTGATGAAACTGAAGTTACGCAACCAGTTGCCGAAGAAGCCGCTCCAGAAGTTGAGGCAAAACCGGAGAATGAATCACAACCTGAAGCCGAGGTTAAAAAGGAGGATGATTCAAAAGAGTAA
- a CDS encoding citrate synthase, whose protein sequence is MSDKATLEYNGNKYEFPVVEGTENELAIDIKTLRSSTGGIITIDPGYKNTGSCESAITFLDGEKGILRYRGYSIEELAEKADFLEVAYLLIFGELPNEEELAKFHKDITDESHVDEEMKKILDGFPKSAHPMGVLSSLTSALIAFNPSTVDVSSEKDMYRSIVRILAKFPVLVAWTLRKKKGLPLDYGDDTLGYVENIHKMMFKRPNQEYKKNKVVIDALDKLLILHADHEQNCSTSTVRIVGSSHAGLFASLSAGISALWGPLHGGANQAVLEMLEAIEADGGDTKKYMAKAKDKEDPFRLMGFGHRVYKNFDPRAKIIKKAADEVLGDLGIQDPILDIAKGLEKEALEDPYFVDRKLYPNVDFYSGIIYRALGIPTEMFTVMFALGRLPGWIAQWREMRLRGEPIGRPRQVYIGENLRPFVDLKSR, encoded by the coding sequence ATGTCAGATAAAGCTACTTTAGAATATAATGGTAATAAATACGAGTTTCCCGTTGTTGAAGGAACGGAAAATGAACTCGCCATTGATATTAAGACCTTAAGGTCTTCTACGGGAGGGATTATTACCATAGATCCAGGATATAAGAACACGGGGTCCTGTGAAAGTGCCATCACTTTTTTAGATGGTGAAAAGGGTATTTTAAGGTATCGAGGATATTCTATTGAGGAGCTTGCGGAAAAGGCCGACTTTCTGGAAGTGGCTTATTTGCTAATATTTGGTGAACTTCCAAATGAAGAAGAGTTGGCCAAATTCCATAAGGATATTACGGATGAATCCCATGTAGATGAGGAGATGAAAAAGATTTTGGACGGATTTCCAAAATCTGCGCATCCTATGGGTGTGTTATCTTCATTGACAAGTGCCTTGATTGCCTTTAATCCTTCAACGGTGGACGTAAGTTCTGAAAAGGACATGTATCGCTCCATAGTTAGGATTTTGGCCAAGTTCCCCGTTTTGGTTGCATGGACGCTACGCAAGAAGAAGGGATTGCCGCTAGATTATGGCGATGATACCTTGGGTTATGTGGAGAACATTCATAAAATGATGTTCAAAAGACCAAATCAGGAATACAAAAAGAACAAAGTCGTTATAGATGCCTTGGATAAACTATTGATTTTACATGCAGACCACGAGCAAAACTGTTCTACTTCTACCGTGCGAATCGTAGGTTCTTCCCATGCAGGGTTGTTCGCTTCCCTGTCCGCTGGAATTTCTGCACTTTGGGGACCGTTGCACGGCGGGGCCAATCAGGCCGTATTGGAAATGTTGGAGGCCATAGAGGCGGATGGCGGTGATACCAAGAAATATATGGCCAAGGCCAAGGATAAGGAAGATCCTTTTAGGTTAATGGGCTTCGGTCACAGGGTCTATAAAAACTTTGACCCACGCGCCAAGATTATAAAGAAGGCGGCAGACGAAGTATTGGGGGATTTGGGAATACAAGATCCAATTTTGGATATCGCCAAAGGGCTTGAAAAGGAAGCCTTGGAAGACCCATACTTTGTGGATAGAAAATTATATCCCAATGTGGATTTCTACTCAGGTATTATCTACCGCGCATTGGGCATTCCCACGGAAATGTTCACGGTAATGTTTGCCTTAGGCAGGCTTCCTGGATGGATTGCCCAATGGAGAGAAATGAGATTACGAGGTGAACCTATAGGAAGACCGCGCCAAGTGTATATAGGTGAAAACCTTAGACCATTTGTAGATTTAAAATCACGTTAA
- the rpsD gene encoding 30S ribosomal protein S4, which produces MARYTGPKSKIARKFGEAIFGDDKSFEKKNYPPGQHGSNRRRGKQSEYSVQLMEKQKAKYTYGILEKQFRNLFATAKRKEGVTGEILLQLCESRLDNVVFRMGISPSRSGARQLVSHRHITVNGDIVNIPSYTLKAGDVVGVREKSKSLQSIQDSLSANSSVYEWITWNSEKKEGTFVSVPERLQIPENIKEQLIVELYSK; this is translated from the coding sequence ATGGCAAGATACACAGGACCTAAATCAAAAATCGCCCGTAAATTTGGTGAGGCGATATTCGGGGACGACAAGTCCTTTGAAAAGAAAAATTACCCTCCAGGACAACATGGAAGTAACAGACGTAGAGGAAAACAGTCTGAGTACTCCGTTCAGTTGATGGAAAAACAAAAAGCAAAATATACCTACGGTATACTTGAAAAGCAATTTAGAAACCTTTTCGCCACCGCTAAGAGGAAAGAGGGGGTTACGGGCGAGATCCTTTTGCAATTGTGCGAAAGCCGCTTGGACAACGTGGTGTTTAGAATGGGAATTTCCCCATCTAGAAGTGGCGCAAGACAACTGGTTTCCCACAGACATATTACGGTTAATGGAGATATTGTAAATATCCCTTCCTATACATTAAAAGCAGGTGACGTTGTGGGTGTTAGGGAAAAATCCAAGTCTTTACAGAGCATTCAAGATTCCCTTTCGGCAAACAGTAGTGTTTACGAATGGATAACTTGGAACAGTGAGAAGAAGGAGGGAACATTTGTTTCCGTTCCTGAAAGACTTCAGATTCCTGAAAACATCAAAGAACAATTAATCGTCGAGCTTTATTCTAAATAA
- the ctlX gene encoding citrulline utilization hydrolase CtlX, translated as MMQITNTILMIRPVNFRMNEQTAVNNYFMEDLDEKNKTINAKAQHEFDGFVEKLSAEGVNVIVVDDTTEPDTPDSIFPNNWISFHANGTVGVYPMFAENRRNERREDILEIMEEYGFLIKNIMDYTDAEEEGVFLEGTGSIILDRVNQKAYCALSERANEDLFIEFCEDFDCMPVIFTANQSVDGKRLPIYHTNVMMALGEDFAIICLDSIDDKKERKLVMDNLRNDGKEIIAISEQQMHNFAGNMLEVLGKDEKRLLVMSSAAFNSLEDSQVALIEKRCKIVHSPLDTIEACGGGSARCMMAEVFLPKK; from the coding sequence ATGATGCAAATTACCAATACCATTTTGATGATTCGGCCTGTGAATTTTCGAATGAACGAACAAACGGCCGTGAACAATTATTTTATGGAGGACTTGGATGAGAAGAACAAGACCATTAATGCCAAGGCCCAACATGAGTTCGATGGATTTGTGGAAAAATTAAGTGCGGAAGGTGTCAATGTAATTGTTGTGGATGACACCACTGAACCAGATACTCCAGATAGTATTTTTCCCAATAACTGGATTTCCTTTCATGCCAACGGTACGGTTGGCGTATATCCTATGTTTGCCGAAAACAGAAGGAACGAACGGAGAGAGGATATTTTGGAAATAATGGAGGAATACGGTTTTCTGATAAAAAATATCATGGATTATACAGATGCGGAAGAAGAGGGTGTCTTTTTGGAGGGTACGGGCAGCATCATTTTGGACCGTGTAAACCAAAAGGCTTATTGTGCCTTATCAGAAAGGGCCAATGAAGATTTGTTCATTGAATTCTGTGAGGATTTCGATTGTATGCCGGTTATTTTCACCGCCAACCAATCGGTCGATGGAAAAAGATTGCCTATATACCATACCAACGTGATGATGGCCCTAGGAGAGGATTTTGCCATTATTTGTTTGGACAGCATTGATGATAAAAAGGAGCGCAAACTTGTGATGGATAATCTAAGAAACGATGGTAAGGAAATCATTGCTATTAGCGAGCAACAGATGCATAATTTTGCAGGTAACATGCTGGAGGTTTTAGGGAAGGATGAAAAAAGACTTCTGGTAATGAGTTCCGCAGCGTTTAACAGTTTGGAGGATTCACAGGTCGCTCTAATTGAAAAAAGGTGCAAAATAGTCCACAGTCCTTTGGATACCATTGAAGCGTGCGGTGGCGGTAGTGCCCGATGTATGATGGCGGAAGTGTTTTTGCCTAAAAAGTAA
- a CDS encoding glycogen synthase, whose product MNNFLFVSAENDAIPDCKAGGMGDVVRDVPREIANRGDRAHVVVPSYGRLHQNGIFKAPLEFILRGTTYEAEIYEVLPKKIIKNITHYVIHHPEIKEGGIAHIYHDDPTEPFFNDFVKFMIFSTAVAEAIKIGAFGTLDIVHMHDWHSSAVLFLKAYHPAYRDLKKIRYVYSIHNLAIQGIRPFYNNYASVNHWFPEIQLDHKTLMDPRYPDCINLMAVGIRLADAVHTVSPSYKEDVMLPSRPPEFIGGEGLEKDLQKANNEGRLFGILNASNYNNIRTAEKGNLYRNTVKALFRWLQDESKKYKADFLAHTGEKIMQYVGNRPKFIVSSVARLTEQKFYFLKRSPEAFEEILKRLDQVEGIFMLLGTGNPDYEDLFRKMSYKHKNFIFTNGQSEDLIDSMYLETDLYFMPSLFEPCGISQMLAMRNGNPCLVHHTGGLKDTVTHMKTGFAFQGKTYDQQIRNMVKVFDEALNVWENDKPTWKRIKANAKKMRFTWEDSVDAYYKDLYLL is encoded by the coding sequence ATGAATAATTTTCTTTTTGTATCCGCGGAAAACGACGCAATTCCTGATTGTAAGGCAGGAGGAATGGGTGATGTAGTGAGGGATGTTCCCAGGGAAATTGCCAATCGCGGTGATCGGGCCCACGTGGTAGTGCCATCGTATGGGAGGTTGCATCAGAACGGAATCTTTAAGGCGCCGTTGGAATTTATCTTAAGGGGGACTACATATGAGGCAGAGATTTATGAGGTGCTACCCAAGAAAATCATAAAGAATATTACCCATTATGTCATTCACCATCCCGAAATAAAAGAGGGTGGTATTGCCCATATTTATCATGATGATCCAACGGAGCCATTCTTCAATGACTTCGTAAAATTCATGATTTTTTCTACAGCGGTCGCCGAAGCTATAAAAATTGGGGCGTTCGGTACTTTGGATATTGTACACATGCACGATTGGCATTCCAGTGCCGTATTATTTCTAAAGGCATATCACCCCGCCTATCGCGACCTAAAAAAAATCCGATATGTTTATAGCATACATAACCTGGCGATACAGGGTATCAGACCGTTTTATAACAATTATGCCTCTGTAAACCATTGGTTTCCAGAAATCCAATTAGATCATAAGACATTGATGGATCCACGTTACCCGGACTGTATTAACTTAATGGCCGTAGGGATTCGTTTGGCGGATGCAGTGCATACGGTATCCCCATCATATAAGGAAGATGTTATGCTGCCCAGTAGACCGCCCGAGTTTATTGGCGGGGAAGGCTTGGAAAAAGATTTGCAAAAAGCGAATAATGAAGGAAGACTGTTTGGTATCTTGAATGCATCCAATTACAATAACATTAGAACCGCGGAAAAGGGAAATCTTTACAGGAATACCGTAAAGGCCTTGTTTCGTTGGTTACAGGACGAATCCAAAAAATACAAGGCTGATTTTTTGGCCCATACCGGCGAAAAGATTATGCAATACGTAGGAAACAGACCCAAGTTTATTGTTTCCAGCGTAGCCAGGTTGACGGAACAGAAATTTTATTTCCTAAAACGTTCGCCAGAGGCTTTTGAGGAAATATTAAAAAGGTTGGATCAAGTTGAGGGTATTTTTATGCTATTGGGAACCGGGAATCCGGATTATGAGGATTTGTTCCGTAAAATGAGCTACAAGCACAAGAATTTTATTTTTACCAACGGACAGTCGGAAGATCTGATCGATTCCATGTACTTGGAAACAGATCTCTACTTTATGCCAAGTTTGTTCGAGCCCTGCGGAATAAGTCAAATGTTGGCCATGAGAAACGGTAATCCTTGTTTGGTGCACCACACCGGAGGTTTGAAGGATACTGTGACCCATATGAAGACGGGTTTTGCCTTTCAGGGAAAGACCTATGACCAACAAATCAGAAATATGGTCAAGGTTTTTGACGAGGCATTGAATGTTTGGGAAAATGACAAACCCACTTGGAAACGTATTAAGGCGAATGCAAAAAAAATGCGTTTTACTTGGGAAGATTCCGTTGATGCATATTACAAAGATCTTTATTTGTTATAG
- the eno gene encoding phosphopyruvate hydratase, whose translation MSIILSVHARQILDSRGNPTVEVDVITENGVIGRAAVPSGASTGEHEAVELRDGGKTFMGKGVMKAVENVNTVIAEEILGMSVFEQNLLDQTMIDLDGTPNKSKLGANAILGVSLAAAKAAANELGLSLFRYVGGVSANTLPVPMMNIINGGSHSDAPIAFQEFMIMPVKAKSFSHAMQMGTEIFHNLKKVLHDRGLSTAVGDEGGFAPNLAGGTEDALDTIAKAVEKAGYKLGDEVMIALDCASAEFYVNGAYDYTKFEGSKGVVRTSEEQAQYLADLTEKYPIISIEDGMDENDWDGWKALTEKIGDKVQLVGDDLFVTNVERLSTGIEKGIANSILIKVNQIGTLTETIAAVNMAKNAGYTSVMSHRSGETEDNTIADLAVALNCGQIKTGSASRSDRMAKYNQLLRIEEELGSMAYYPQKKAFKIK comes from the coding sequence ATGAGTATCATATTAAGCGTTCACGCAAGACAAATTTTAGATTCAAGAGGAAACCCAACGGTTGAGGTAGATGTAATTACGGAAAATGGAGTCATAGGGAGGGCCGCAGTCCCTTCTGGGGCTTCCACGGGAGAGCATGAAGCGGTTGAACTTCGTGATGGAGGAAAGACCTTTATGGGCAAAGGAGTTATGAAGGCCGTTGAAAACGTTAATACGGTCATCGCAGAGGAAATATTGGGAATGTCCGTTTTCGAGCAAAACCTTTTGGATCAGACCATGATTGATTTGGACGGTACTCCCAACAAATCCAAATTAGGGGCCAACGCTATTTTAGGGGTATCCCTAGCTGCGGCAAAGGCCGCTGCCAATGAATTGGGCTTGTCCCTATTCAGATATGTAGGTGGCGTAAGTGCCAATACCTTACCTGTTCCCATGATGAACATAATTAATGGAGGGTCCCATTCAGATGCCCCAATTGCTTTTCAGGAGTTTATGATCATGCCCGTAAAGGCTAAAAGTTTCTCCCATGCTATGCAGATGGGTACGGAAATCTTCCATAATCTTAAAAAGGTTTTACATGATAGGGGATTGAGTACCGCAGTGGGTGATGAGGGTGGATTTGCACCCAATCTTGCCGGGGGAACCGAGGATGCTTTGGATACCATTGCAAAGGCGGTTGAGAAAGCCGGTTATAAATTAGGGGATGAGGTTATGATTGCCTTGGATTGTGCCTCTGCGGAATTCTACGTGAACGGAGCCTATGACTATACCAAGTTTGAAGGAAGTAAAGGTGTGGTAAGGACCTCTGAGGAACAGGCACAATATTTGGCGGATTTGACCGAGAAATATCCTATTATTTCCATTGAGGATGGCATGGACGAAAACGATTGGGATGGATGGAAAGCCCTAACGGAAAAAATAGGGGATAAGGTGCAATTGGTAGGTGATGATCTATTTGTGACCAATGTAGAACGATTGTCCACGGGAATAGAAAAGGGTATTGCCAATTCTATTTTGATTAAAGTAAACCAAATAGGTACTCTAACGGAAACTATTGCGGCCGTGAACATGGCGAAGAATGCCGGGTATACTTCAGTAATGTCCCATAGATCTGGTGAAACGGAAGATAATACCATTGCCGATTTGGCCGTAGCCTTGAATTGTGGTCAAATCAAAACAGGTTCCGCCTCCAGATCGGACCGTATGGCCAAGTATAACCAATTATTACGAATTGAGGAGGAATTGGGAAGTATGGCCTACTATCCTCAGAAAAAGGCATTTAAGATAAAATAA